The Saccharomonospora cyanea NA-134 genome includes a region encoding these proteins:
- a CDS encoding DUF3515 domain-containing protein has translation MVSETGAPPRSLVVLAAVLASALAVTVAVLGFVLSSGDSTRDASGGDTPDTPGPLPLVSIPAPEAGSSECASLVEAAPRELESSGERLARRELAEPAPPATLAWGNDDPVVLRCGLDRPPELTRSSTLRSIDEVRWLPVPGEGSTTWYVVDRDVYVALTVPATAGTGPLQQLSETISGALPAVPLDFD, from the coding sequence GTGGTGAGCGAAACCGGTGCTCCGCCCCGGAGCCTCGTCGTCCTCGCCGCGGTGCTGGCCTCGGCGCTGGCCGTGACCGTCGCCGTGCTGGGGTTCGTCCTGTCGTCCGGCGACTCCACCCGCGACGCCTCCGGCGGGGACACGCCGGACACCCCCGGCCCACTTCCGCTCGTCTCCATTCCCGCGCCCGAGGCAGGCTCGTCCGAATGCGCGAGTCTCGTCGAGGCCGCGCCACGCGAGCTGGAGTCCTCCGGTGAGCGGCTCGCCCGCCGGGAACTCGCCGAACCCGCACCACCCGCCACGCTCGCGTGGGGGAACGACGATCCCGTCGTGCTGCGGTGCGGCCTGGACCGGCCACCGGAGCTGACGCGGTCGTCGACGCTGCGGTCGATCGACGAGGTGCGGTGGCTTCCCGTTCCCGGCGAGGGCAGCACGACGTGGTACGTGGTCGACCGCGACGTCTACGTCGCGCTGACGGTGCCCGCCACCGCGGGCACGGGGCCGCTGCAACAGCTCTCCGAGACGATCTCCGGCGCGCTGCCCGCCGTACCGCTCGACTTCGACTGA
- a CDS encoding Lrp/AsnC ligand binding domain-containing protein, with the protein MVHAYILIQTEVGKAAAVAAEIAGIPGVTTSEDVTGPYDVIVRAQADNVDELGQLVVARVQNVEGITRTLTCPVVHL; encoded by the coding sequence GTGGTTCACGCATACATCCTCATCCAGACCGAGGTCGGCAAGGCCGCCGCCGTGGCGGCCGAGATCGCCGGTATCCCCGGTGTCACCACGTCGGAGGACGTCACGGGACCGTACGACGTCATCGTGCGTGCACAAGCCGACAACGTCGACGAGCTCGGTCAGCTCGTGGTCGCCCGCGTGCAGAACGTGGAAGGCATCACGCGCACCCTCACCTGCCCCGTGGTGCACCTGTGA
- a CDS encoding thiamine-phosphate kinase yields the protein MGDSPASGADTVAAIGEFGLIRRVTEGTPQPSTTLLGPGDDAAVVAAPDGRVVVTTDALVEGVHFRLDWSTPTQVGRKAVAVNLADIAAMGAVPTSVVVALACPGDTPAAVVTELLEGMAAEARRVHVGVVGGDMVRADNMVVSVTALGDLGGRPPVTRSGASPGDIVAVCGRLGWAAAGLAVLGRGFRSPVSVVNAQRCPDPPYAAGPAAALAGATSMIDVSDGLLADLGHLAESSGVGIDVQTDRLTVAERLVDVGAALGADPMHWVLTGGEDHALAATFRSLSDLPEGWCPIGSVVTSEVGVTVDGLPYEREAGWQHWT from the coding sequence GTGGGAGACAGTCCCGCGTCCGGGGCGGACACCGTCGCGGCGATCGGTGAGTTCGGGCTGATCCGCCGGGTGACGGAGGGCACGCCGCAGCCGTCGACGACCCTGCTCGGGCCAGGTGACGACGCCGCCGTCGTGGCCGCGCCCGACGGGCGGGTGGTCGTCACCACCGACGCCCTCGTGGAGGGCGTGCACTTCCGGTTGGACTGGTCCACGCCCACCCAGGTGGGACGCAAGGCCGTGGCCGTGAACCTCGCCGACATCGCCGCGATGGGCGCCGTACCCACGTCGGTCGTCGTCGCCCTGGCCTGCCCCGGCGACACACCCGCGGCCGTGGTGACCGAGCTGCTGGAGGGCATGGCCGCCGAGGCCCGGCGCGTCCACGTCGGCGTGGTGGGCGGGGACATGGTGCGCGCGGACAACATGGTGGTCAGCGTCACCGCGCTCGGCGACCTCGGAGGCCGTCCACCGGTCACACGCTCGGGGGCGAGCCCCGGTGACATCGTGGCCGTGTGCGGGCGGCTCGGTTGGGCCGCGGCCGGGCTCGCCGTGCTGGGCCGGGGGTTCCGCTCGCCCGTGAGCGTGGTGAACGCCCAGCGCTGCCCCGACCCGCCGTACGCGGCGGGCCCCGCGGCGGCACTCGCGGGGGCGACGTCGATGATCGACGTTTCGGACGGGCTGCTGGCGGACCTCGGGCACCTCGCCGAGTCCTCCGGGGTGGGGATCGACGTGCAGACCGACCGGCTCACCGTGGCCGAGCGGCTGGTGGACGTGGGCGCCGCGCTCGGAGCGGACCCGATGCACTGGGTGCTCACCGGGGGAGAGGACCACGCGCTCGCCGCCACGTTCCGGTCGCTGTCCGACCTGCCCGAGGGCTGGTGCCCGATCGGGTCGGTCGTCACGTCCGAGGTCGGTGTCACCGTGGACGGTCTCCCGTACGAACGCGAGGCCGGCTGGCAGCACTGGACCTGA
- a CDS encoding GNAT family N-acetyltransferase, whose amino-acid sequence MDIRTVPFDHPDAVKLIDAIQQEYVTRYGDPDVTPVDPAEFAPPVGLFLVGYVDGVPAVCGGWRAHDVAEPPLSSGDAELKRLYVVPTLRGRGLARTMLAELERSAAEAGRTRMVLETGTKQPEAISLYRSSGYEDMPGFGVYAGDELSLCLAKPL is encoded by the coding sequence GTGGACATCCGTACGGTGCCGTTCGACCACCCCGACGCGGTCAAGCTCATCGACGCCATCCAGCAGGAGTACGTCACCCGCTACGGCGATCCGGACGTCACTCCCGTGGATCCCGCGGAGTTCGCCCCGCCCGTGGGCCTGTTTCTCGTCGGCTACGTCGACGGCGTGCCCGCCGTGTGTGGCGGGTGGCGCGCGCACGACGTCGCGGAGCCGCCGCTTTCCTCGGGTGACGCGGAGCTGAAGCGGTTGTACGTGGTGCCCACCCTGCGTGGCCGGGGTCTGGCCCGGACGATGCTCGCCGAGCTGGAGCGCTCGGCCGCCGAGGCGGGCCGGACGCGGATGGTGCTGGAGACGGGAACCAAGCAGCCCGAGGCCATCTCGCTGTACCGTTCCTCCGGCTACGAGGACATGCCCGGATTCGGTGTCTACGCGGGCGACGAGCTGAGCCTCTGCCTGGCGAAACCCCTCTGA
- a CDS encoding uracil-DNA glycosylase, whose translation MTARPLHEIMDPGWAKALEPVADRIAEMGEFLRAEVAAGRTYLPSGDNILRAFRQPFDEVRVLIVGQDPYPTPGHAIGLSFAVAPDVRPLPKSLVNIYREYCDDLGHPQPSNGDLTPWTEQGVLLLNRALTVRPGKPNSHQGKGWEEITERAIVALAERDVPLVAILWGSNARKLKPLLGPVPCVESVHPSPLSARNGFFGSRPFSRANALLEQQGAKPIDWKLP comes from the coding sequence GTGACCGCACGACCACTGCACGAGATCATGGACCCCGGTTGGGCGAAGGCGCTGGAGCCGGTCGCCGACCGGATCGCCGAGATGGGGGAGTTCCTGCGCGCCGAAGTCGCGGCGGGACGGACGTACCTGCCCTCCGGCGACAACATCCTTCGCGCGTTCCGCCAGCCGTTCGACGAGGTGCGAGTGCTGATCGTCGGTCAGGACCCGTATCCCACGCCGGGACACGCGATCGGGTTGTCCTTCGCCGTGGCGCCGGACGTCCGACCGCTGCCGAAGAGCCTCGTCAACATCTATCGCGAGTACTGCGACGACCTCGGTCACCCGCAACCGTCCAACGGCGACCTGACACCGTGGACGGAGCAGGGGGTCCTCCTGCTCAACAGGGCGCTCACCGTGCGCCCCGGCAAGCCGAACTCCCACCAGGGCAAGGGTTGGGAGGAGATCACCGAGCGGGCGATCGTGGCGCTGGCCGAGCGCGACGTGCCGCTCGTGGCGATCCTCTGGGGCAGCAACGCACGCAAGCTCAAGCCGTTGCTCGGACCGGTGCCGTGTGTGGAGTCGGTGCACCCCAGCCCGCTGTCCGCCCGCAACGGGTTCTTCGGTTCGCGGCCGTTCAGCCGCGCCAACGCGCTGCTCGAACAGCAGGGTGCGAAGCCCATCGACTGGAAGTTGCCGTAA
- the rpmB gene encoding 50S ribosomal protein L28: MAAVCDVCGKGPGFGKSVSHSHRRTNRRWNPNIQTVHARVGLSQKKRLNVCTSCIKAGKVVRA, encoded by the coding sequence GTGGCTGCCGTGTGCGACGTCTGTGGCAAGGGGCCGGGCTTCGGCAAGTCGGTCTCACACTCTCACCGGCGCACCAACCGCCGGTGGAACCCGAACATCCAGACCGTGCACGCCAGGGTCGGGCTTTCCCAGAAGAAGCGCCTGAACGTGTGCACCTCCTGCATCAAGGCGGGCAAGGTCGTTCGGGCCTGA
- a CDS encoding DAK2 domain-containing protein, translated as MRPSDVLDADAVRQWVDVCVRDLRALRAEIDGINVYPVADSDTGSNLLHTITAARDALSGRDVPDAGAALTTAADAAVRAAKGNSGIILSQVLRGMASSAAGSDALDGAALAAALRSADSAATSAVARPVAGTMLSVLHAVSTALDDRDGDTASGVAVLAAKTAAEALANTPNQLAALAVAGVVDAGGRGLVAVLDALVETLTGVRTPVPARTTPHARAGEEPSPRAWEVMYLLTVPDGGGNGTDTAGGLPALRRALSALGDSVTVAEAGEREYAIHVHCADIGAALEAGLDHGRPHRVRVEPLLTPGPAEPAVAAADRAVVAVVRGEALADLVGGEGTPVLVVDADGEPTTEDLLTLVTGTAATHVTVLAGGVRLTAAAERITGHPMLEDRDVVVVPCASPVQVLAALAVHDPGRRAGADVVAMAEAAAATRRGEVVVAAEDAITWVGRVAAGDVVGFIDGEVVLIESGDAGRRVERAATGVLDRMLAVGGELVTVLVGDGAPDGVADVLAEHLRAERPDVELVCYPGGQTDAVLLMGVE; from the coding sequence ATGCGGCCCTCGGACGTTCTGGACGCGGACGCGGTACGGCAGTGGGTCGACGTCTGCGTGCGTGACCTGCGCGCGTTGCGGGCCGAGATCGACGGCATCAACGTCTACCCGGTGGCCGACTCCGACACGGGCTCGAACCTGCTGCACACGATCACCGCCGCGAGGGACGCTCTGTCGGGGAGGGACGTTCCGGACGCGGGAGCGGCACTGACCACCGCGGCCGACGCGGCGGTGCGGGCGGCGAAGGGGAACTCCGGCATCATCCTGTCGCAGGTACTGCGCGGTATGGCGTCCTCGGCGGCCGGGTCCGATGCGCTCGACGGCGCCGCCCTCGCCGCCGCGCTGCGTTCGGCCGACTCCGCCGCGACGAGCGCCGTGGCGCGCCCCGTGGCGGGCACGATGCTGAGCGTGCTGCACGCCGTTTCCACGGCACTCGACGACCGCGACGGGGACACCGCCTCCGGGGTGGCCGTGCTGGCCGCCAAGACTGCGGCCGAGGCTCTTGCGAACACTCCGAACCAGTTGGCCGCGCTCGCGGTGGCCGGAGTGGTGGACGCGGGTGGGCGCGGGCTGGTGGCCGTGCTCGACGCTCTCGTGGAGACGCTCACGGGCGTGCGGACGCCGGTGCCCGCCCGCACCACACCCCACGCACGCGCCGGCGAGGAGCCGTCACCGCGCGCGTGGGAGGTGATGTACCTGCTCACCGTTCCCGACGGCGGCGGGAACGGTACGGACACGGCCGGCGGGCTGCCCGCGCTGCGCAGGGCCCTGTCGGCGCTCGGCGACAGCGTCACGGTGGCGGAGGCGGGCGAGCGTGAGTACGCGATCCACGTGCACTGCGCCGACATCGGAGCGGCGCTGGAGGCCGGACTCGACCACGGCAGGCCCCACCGCGTGCGCGTGGAACCGCTGCTGACGCCCGGGCCTGCCGAACCCGCGGTCGCGGCGGCCGACCGGGCGGTGGTGGCCGTGGTGCGGGGCGAGGCGTTGGCCGACCTCGTCGGGGGTGAGGGCACCCCGGTGCTCGTGGTCGACGCGGACGGCGAGCCGACCACCGAGGACCTCCTCACGCTCGTGACCGGTACGGCGGCCACCCACGTCACCGTGCTGGCGGGCGGTGTGCGGCTGACCGCGGCCGCCGAGCGCATCACCGGGCACCCCATGCTGGAGGACCGGGACGTGGTGGTGGTGCCGTGTGCCTCGCCGGTGCAGGTGCTGGCGGCACTCGCCGTCCACGACCCCGGACGCAGGGCGGGCGCCGACGTCGTCGCCATGGCCGAGGCCGCGGCGGCCACCCGCCGGGGCGAGGTGGTGGTGGCCGCCGAGGACGCCATCACGTGGGTCGGCAGGGTCGCCGCGGGCGACGTCGTGGGGTTCATCGACGGCGAGGTGGTGCTCATCGAGTCCGGCGACGCCGGACGGCGGGTCGAACGCGCCGCGACCGGCGTGCTCGACCGCATGCTCGCGGTGGGCGGGGAGCTGGTCACCGTCCTGGTGGGTGACGGCGCGCCCGACGGCGTCGCGGACGTGTTGGCCGAACACCTGCGCGCCGAGCGGCCCGACGTCGAACTGGTGTGCTATCCCGGTGGGCAGACCGATGCGGTGCTGCTGATGGGTGTGGAGTGA
- the recG gene encoding ATP-dependent DNA helicase RecG — translation MAVLADRLTDVVGARTADALASALDLHTVGDLLRHYPRRYAQRGELTDIAGLEIGEHVTVLARVESTTKKPMRTRKGSILEVTITDGLRRLSCAFFGNQTWRERELRPGRTGLFAGKVTAFRRSLQLANPEYELIESDSDDGLSTVDDFLSRIIPVYPAAQGLPSWRISKAVHQTLEMLDREPDPLPEWLRREHGLVTLFEALHAIHRPHSDADLHGARTRLKWDEALAVQLVLARRRQSTGGRAAPACPPKPGGIAEAFDERLPFRLTEGQREVGEAVSADLAGEHPMNRLLQGEVGSGKTIVALRAMLQVVDAGRQAALLAPTEVLAAQHARSLRELLGDLAQAGELGGSECATRVTLLTGSLPARQRKQALLDAASGAAGIVVGTHALLGEHVSFADLAFVVIDEQHRFGVEQRDALRSRAGEDISPHVLVMTATPIPRTVAMTVYGDLETSSLRQLPSGRSPISTTVVPAAEKPAWLDRAWQRLREEVGKGHQAYVVCPRIGDEPPSDKTERPPIAVLDLAPELENGPLAGLRVGVLHGRLPGDEKDAVMRAFAAGELDVLVATTVIEVGVNVPNATLMVIMDADRFGVSQLHQLRGRVGRGSVPGLCLLVTEALDGTSARARLAAVESTTDGFELSKLDLELRREGDILGAAQSGKRSGLKLLSLLRDEDVIAQSRSVAQRVVSADPELADHPGLATLAADTIDDERAEYLEKT, via the coding sequence ATGGCGGTGTTGGCGGACCGGCTCACGGACGTCGTGGGCGCACGGACGGCGGATGCACTGGCATCCGCGCTCGACCTGCACACCGTCGGAGACCTGCTGCGGCACTATCCGCGTCGCTACGCCCAGCGTGGCGAGCTCACCGACATCGCGGGCCTGGAGATCGGCGAACACGTCACCGTGCTCGCGCGTGTCGAGAGCACCACGAAGAAACCCATGCGCACTCGCAAGGGTTCCATCCTGGAGGTGACCATCACCGACGGCCTGCGCAGGCTGTCGTGCGCGTTCTTCGGCAACCAGACGTGGCGGGAACGTGAGCTGCGACCCGGCAGGACGGGGTTGTTCGCGGGCAAGGTCACCGCGTTCCGCCGCTCGCTGCAGCTCGCCAACCCCGAGTACGAGCTGATCGAGTCCGACTCGGACGACGGGCTGTCGACGGTGGACGACTTCCTCTCGCGGATCATCCCGGTGTACCCCGCGGCGCAGGGGCTGCCGTCGTGGCGGATCTCCAAGGCCGTGCACCAGACGTTGGAGATGCTCGACCGCGAACCCGACCCGCTGCCGGAGTGGCTTCGCCGCGAACACGGCCTCGTCACGCTGTTCGAGGCACTGCACGCCATCCACCGGCCTCACAGCGACGCCGACCTGCACGGCGCTCGCACACGACTCAAGTGGGACGAGGCGTTGGCGGTGCAGCTCGTGTTGGCACGGCGGCGGCAGTCCACCGGGGGCAGGGCCGCGCCCGCGTGCCCACCGAAGCCGGGCGGCATCGCCGAGGCGTTCGACGAGCGGTTGCCGTTCCGGCTCACCGAGGGACAGCGCGAGGTCGGGGAGGCCGTCAGCGCCGACCTCGCGGGCGAGCACCCCATGAACCGCCTGTTGCAGGGCGAGGTCGGCAGCGGCAAGACCATCGTCGCGCTGCGGGCGATGTTGCAGGTCGTCGACGCGGGAAGGCAGGCGGCCCTGCTCGCCCCCACCGAGGTGCTCGCCGCCCAGCACGCGCGGTCGTTGCGGGAGTTGCTGGGCGACCTCGCGCAGGCGGGTGAACTCGGCGGCTCCGAGTGCGCCACGCGCGTCACGTTGCTCACGGGATCGCTGCCCGCGCGGCAGCGCAAACAGGCCCTGCTCGACGCGGCGAGCGGCGCGGCGGGCATCGTGGTGGGCACGCACGCGTTGCTCGGCGAGCACGTGTCGTTCGCCGACCTGGCCTTCGTGGTGATCGACGAGCAACACCGGTTCGGCGTCGAACAGCGCGACGCGTTGCGATCGCGGGCGGGCGAGGACATCAGCCCGCACGTGCTGGTGATGACCGCGACTCCCATCCCGAGGACGGTCGCCATGACCGTGTACGGCGACCTGGAGACGTCGTCGCTGCGGCAGCTTCCGTCCGGCCGCTCGCCGATCTCGACCACCGTGGTGCCCGCCGCCGAGAAACCCGCGTGGCTCGACAGGGCGTGGCAGCGGCTGCGCGAGGAGGTCGGCAAGGGACACCAGGCCTACGTCGTGTGTCCCCGCATCGGCGACGAACCGCCGTCGGACAAGACCGAACGTCCACCCATCGCCGTGCTCGACCTCGCGCCGGAGCTGGAGAACGGCCCGCTGGCGGGTCTGCGTGTCGGCGTCCTTCACGGGCGGCTGCCGGGTGACGAGAAGGACGCGGTGATGCGGGCCTTCGCCGCCGGTGAGCTCGACGTACTCGTCGCCACCACCGTGATCGAGGTCGGTGTCAACGTTCCCAACGCCACGTTGATGGTCATCATGGACGCCGACCGGTTCGGGGTCAGCCAGCTCCACCAACTCCGGGGCCGGGTCGGCCGGGGGTCCGTGCCGGGGCTGTGCCTGCTGGTCACCGAGGCGCTCGACGGGACGTCCGCCCGCGCGCGGCTCGCCGCCGTCGAGTCGACCACGGACGGGTTCGAGCTGTCGAAGCTGGACCTGGAGCTGCGCAGGGAGGGTGACATCCTCGGCGCCGCGCAGTCGGGCAAGCGCTCGGGGCTCAAGCTGCTGTCCCTGCTGCGTGACGAGGACGTCATCGCGCAGTCCCGCAGCGTGGCTCAGCGGGTGGTGTCGGCCGACCCGGAACTCGCCGACCATCCGGGTCTCGCCACGCTCGCGGCCGACACGATCGACGACGAACGCGCGGAGTACCTGGAGAAGACCTGA